Below is a window of Leptidea sinapis chromosome 28, ilLepSina1.1, whole genome shotgun sequence DNA.
gaATATATAACGAAAAgcatagttttaattttgtatcaATTATCTTAACTTGATGAaacttttatttctttattttgctaTTGTAAGTTCATAACGTATTTCGTATTTCTATAACAAAAGTAGTCCAATTTACCTTATAAAACATGAGCCAGTGAAAATTTCGCAATAATCATTCCAGtatacatagatacatacatataaacgaACCCAGTAATTTGATTAGGTTCTAATAACTATGTTGTTATATACCATGTTTTATCTACTCGCAGTGGGCGCCGTGTGATCGTGTCTGCGTCGCCGTACGGTGGCTGGCAGTGCCAACATCTGCCAGTGTTCTACTGTTACACTGACTCATTGCGCAACGAATTCTATATTATAGATATCTAAAGACTCACAGCGGATATTTGTCAAATTTAACTAGTATcagatagatttaaaaaaaggctAACTCTTTAAAAATACTCTTGATTGACAAACAATTGACTTCGTTTCAGGTCACGCTTGtcatttttaacattaactGAAGAGATTCACTTGACAAAACTTGACGGTGGACCACAGTTTAGCTCTCTATAAAGCGCGGGTGCGGTCACATATCGAGTATTGCTCTCATCCATGGTCTAGCGCACAACAGTACCTGCTCAAACCATAGAACCTTTTGAGAAATTGTTTCATAGTTTTAGCTCTCTATAAGGCGCAGGTCCGGTCACATATAAAGTATTGCTCTCATCCATGGTCTGGAGTACAACAGTACCAGCTCAAACCACAGAACCGTTTGAGAAGTTGTTTCATTGTTTAACTCTCTATAAGGCGCAGGTCCGGTCACATATCGAGTATTGCCATCATCTATGGTCTGGAGTACAACAGTACTGGCTCAAACACGGAACCTTTTGAGAAGTTGCTTCATTGTTTAACTCTCTATTAGGTGCAGGTCCGGTCACATATCGAGTATTGCCATCATCCATGGTCTGGAGTACAACAGTACTGGCTCAAACCACGGAACCTTTTGAGAAGTTGCTTCATTGTTTAACTCTCTATTAGGTGCAGGTCCGGTCACATATCGATTATTGCTCTTATCCCTGGTCTGGAGTACAACAGTACTGGCTCAAACCACGGAACCTTTTGAGAAGTTGCTTCATTGTTTAACTCTCTATTAGGTGCAGGTCCGGTCACATATCGAGTATTGCTCTCATCCCTGGTCTGGAGCACATCAGTAGCACCTCAAACCAAAGAACCTTTTGAAAAGTTGTTTCATTGTGCTTGTTGTATCCTATTTATTACGGCTTCAAAGAGCTGAACACCTGATCCCTGGCGTTGAATTCAAGGATCGAAAGACGGTATAAGTTGAAATGCcattttcataattttcaattttaattttattaataaaaactgcAATACAAACACATTGCTTCGAGAGCCAAATAAGGTCACAGAGAAGACAGACCACAGTTGCGATGGAAGTCAAGAAAATTGCAGAGATGAACTGGATGCACACACCGCAAAATCGGGCGCCTATAGATATAGGCCCAAACTGGTTGATAATGGCTGAGACTCACCATCCATTATCGCTGTATCTTGCCATTCTCATTTAGATGTGACGTGTGGCATTCCTCAACAGTGCGGGTTATAAAgcacttttttccaaaatatAAAGTGAATTTGAGTTGTGCCTTCAGGATATTAAATATCTATCTATAAAAACAAGTTAGTAATTCCACACAAGGCGAACTGCTCCTATGATACTTATGGTTATGCAGGAATATTCTCTGGAAAGTGCGGGGTGATGAATTACCACAAGTTAACCTCTAAGAACGTTTATCCTTATACCgcttgtttaaataaaatttcagccATGATAGATGCAAAACCCTGACATGACAAACAGCAGGTAGCACTTGGACTGATAATTGTGCTCCTATAAAGTGTCTTTGTTGACGAGAGATTTTATTATCACCGGAAGTTCCTACAGTTATTATTGATGCGAAGACAATGTTCCGCTATTCTAACGTTTTTCTGCAAATATTGATTAGACTATATACTAGTCAAAATAAATTACAGATCACTACATATGTCTACTTTGTCACTACTTActttgggtatgttccgatatgcactgcgaccactgtacagtgtgacgtcaatttagtatactgtgaagccgtatTATTCcgattcctttatagccagttatactggttactatctaaaacggaacgcaatcccgtatactgtcagccgcattttttgacgcagcattcaaatgagtgtgttgaagttttctagttcattaaaaaataactgttgttggagtactgtcaaattaaaaatatttgggattaaactgtaggtattgcttataaaacgttaggcactcgagtgtttttgactgatcacgtgatcaaagtactgcgagtaccttacctcgaaaacgccagtgctcacagtagaatatgacggcgatttatgacgtcatattatatttccctagggtactgcggcagtatactggcagtccataacggagcGATTTTTTCTACAGTggtagcactgtgcagtgctcgcagtgcttATCGGAACACAACCTTTATAACTTTACGTATTTTAAAAAAACGAATTGATAAGTGGGAAAATATTGAACTCTTTAGTATCTGTAGGAAATTTTCTTATAAGTGAATAATGCTAAGAGGCATTAGAACACGATAACtgtaagcaatttgttatttttaagtgataacatTTACTTCtgaggtttttttttgtttataaatttaatttgtgtaattaatcccagaagtgagggttatcactttaaaaaataacaaattgtttagatttgcaagagcgtcatctcaagttaatttccgaTTAATAATTACCCAataattggggttgagcaggttatcaactgtaaagtagatcctgtagatgtagccacaacctgatagttgatcaagacatatacaagatttataaacgatacgtcactcgaaccgtTGCCACGGCGGAAGAGCAATCGCACGCGAGAGCttacgggttcgagtcccgcatcgttcataaatcttgtttataaaatttaatttgtgtacgATAACTATAACCAGAGCCATTGTTTTAAGAAAGATATTAACAGCGTTCTGAGAGTTATAGCTGGGTTTTACTCGTAGAGCAATCAAAAAGGGTTGGAATTGTTTCCAAGTTTTCCAGTACCAGATGACCCCATGTGATAGCGATTGATTGCAGAAATCTGCAACCTGCAACAGCTCAGCTGATTGGTGCATTAAAAACTTGCATGGGAAGAGAATCCAGCTGAAAATAATTTGATCAATCAATGTTCGAGAGTGTATAGCTAAGAGACGAGGGAATACCAAAAGTTCTGATAAAAGCAGAAATACATTTGatttattaatcattattgtttgtttttcataaaaaaatacttttcaatatgttttttaaataattattagcaCTTTATTATAATCAAGAACAGAGTTTTTCTTGATCTTAACATttacttaacaaaaataaaatttaaaaagcaagTGAATGACATCTTAAGTAAATAGGAttaccaaatatttttatttttatgttaaatctcattaatattttgttttaatgtattttaacaATCATATACGACTACAAATAATGATAGTTAAGACGAGCATAAAAACAttgtacttacataattttgtaaataattaagttttaagaCGTCTAgttttgtatttcttttttcttaaaagcataaaataaaattagaactaTGTTATACAGTTTGatgcctaaataaaaattattatttattatattgttcttGTTACATCTAAAATACGTAGTCGCCCATATTTTGATTGGACTAGTATGTGTAGTAATgtaatagtatagtatagttgTCATAGGCTATGTACAATACACACTGGAACACCATAAATGGGAATTGTTTTCAGCGAaatacattggtacgtggcgggcaaGAATCGAACCGGAGGTTTCGTGGTGAGAGTCATCGGTACTACCATTTACGCCACAGACGtttctgaaaataaaaatacgaaCTTCTGAATACagttataacaaataaataatacatctaTAATACTTTAATATAGGTACAGAATACTTTTATCAAGATGGAATCTTAATAACACTTACTTATACAAGGGTCGATGTTTttgaagcaaaaaaaaatagtaggatgTAACTCATTGGAAGatgaagagaatataacaaaaatgaaaggaaaaataaataacgggTTATTTTAGGTCGGGAATGGGAATTTGGGGGGAATTAAGggtaaaaacggtttatctcgatttcctgCGAAACTAgtcatatgaaaaaaaaattaaagagcaaagttgtaggtaataaaaagatctatttatgtgaaatattcaaatgtatttgttttttttttattttaatcttttaaaaaaaatccacttaatttggtgaaaagtttacctttttatatcccaaatacactgtactttttatttgaaatatttagttatttttcaCCCTATTTTGACTTAAATATCGAAAAATAACcccttattttaaatcaataattctCACGTCAGATATcaggtttttaaaaaaatcggtGGCCTTACATTGATTTAGTTCGTAGCAGAAAAAATGTGGAttattaatcaaatctatttataaatgaaaaaaaaggataatataactctgaatcattatcatttttaCAACCTCTAGATAAATAGAGCCAACtatgataaaaataatctaacatTTGCAGGAGCAGAGCTCTACAAACATATCTTGTAATTTGGATCGCCGCCTGAAAACTGGAATGCAGCAATGAGCAAACTCGCTTCACATTCACTGATTtaatgttctcatgtaagtgacgactGTCTTAAAGAGAAAGAAGTTGTTTACACCGAAATCAGCAGATGATGTTGAACTTGTTGAATAGTGTCACAAGAGAAACTGACGGACCCTTTGAAGCGCATAATATGATTGACTCGTAGCATCGTAGGTACAATCATATGCTTCGTACTGTCAATTTTAGGCAGAGATGGGTAAAACATTGTGTTCATCATTAAAAGGGTGtggaaataataactattagtCGTGTACAAAAGTCagataaagcataatattattatgttggtaAAAGTTATTATCCatgtgtaattaaaaaatatgaggTAAAAGAACTGTCTGATAGGTCGTGGAAACATTTGATAAACATAAAGTGAATGATCGACGTATCGtacataaacaattttttaattgattttcttATAAGACGCATAGTTTATCTTCGTACTATCGGATCGACTGGACGCACTAAgagttataacataaatatgcTAATACGcgagtaatttaaataattgtctgCTTGTAATAATCGGCCGCGTGTTGGgactttgtgataatatttcgaTCGCTGTTATCGCGTGTCCGTCACTTTGTCCGGTGGAAGCGTGGACTGCGCTGTTCACTAAGCTCGATACTCAGTACTCACTAGTCGCTGGTGAGTGGTCAATGAATGTTCATTCAGTCCACAACACGCGCCGCTTGCGCCGGTCGACATCAACGGATCATACGGTCACTTCCTTTTCGAATTATCATAACTCAACTAGTTTCTCATGAAGGATTGATCATACCTCCATTACAACTCGTAAGCATTCAATCAATAACACTTTATTTGATccgatttgattttatttcttcatatagaactttaattttatttctgttttcaGAATAATGTATCGAGAAGAGAACTCATTGGAGAGTGCTGTCCTCAACGACCAGTTACTTTTCGAATATTCGCCGGCTGAAAGTCTCATAAACTTTGAACTTCCAACTTCTTTGGGCTCCGACTTTGATGACTGGCAGTTCAGTGATCTTAGCTTTAATTGTGACGCTTTCATCAGTGACGTGAATGACACAAGTAGGGACTATTGCCTCGAGGAAAGTTCAGCTGTGCTctttgattttgatgatttggaTAAAACCTTGGAGCTGGATGAATATTTGTTGGAATCCATCAACAGTGATAAATCAAATACTTCACCGCGTTCAGAGACTGATTCTGGAGACATTAATGATGACATTCCTCTAGGTAGGCTTTCCGTACTCGGTATAGACTTGGACTCTACTTCACCATATAATCATGGTAGTGCGCCGGCTGCTAAAATTGTGACAAAAACGGAAAAAAGTGTCGTATCAGAAACAAAAGTGCAATCGTGGGGTGAGCCAAAGTATTATCCGGAGTTGGGTGCGTTTCGGTGCCCGGTTGAGAATTGTGGTAAATTATATGCGAAAGTATCGCATGTTCGCGCGCATTTGCGTCGTCACACTGGAGAGAAGCCATATCGGTGTACGTGGGGAGAATGTAGCTGGCGGTTCGCGAGATCGGACGAACTAGCCCGGCATCGCCGAAGTCATTCTGGGGACAAGCCGTACGGGTGCGGGGAGTGCAGTAAGAGGTTTGCTCGTTCCGATCACCTCGCGAAGCACGGCCGCGTGCACGCGAGGCGAGCCGCTGCGGCTGCGGCAGCTACGAGAGACGTCCGCACGGACGCGTACCAGAGGAGAAGGCGACTTATATGATTCTTGCGGCTTCTTCTTCGGCCATCTTAACTTCTAGAGTGTCAGTGACTTAACTGTATGTGAAGTGTTTATTTAGTAGTACTCCCAACACTCCAGCCGCGAAATAGTGGTATTCTTGTACTGATGCGTTTGGAAGCCGGTTTTATTATAGGCACATGATATATTCAGATTATTTAGAACACAGCAAGCCTTAATTTAATTacgtaggtattttattttattaagtatctcACATTTTTTTGACAACACGAAAAATGATAAGAGAATCAAGCTTGAGACgttgtattattattgttctAAAAGCCATAATAAATGCCATACGTAAATATGATTAATATCTCTTAAGCTTACTACAATTTGTGAGATTAATATAAGCGATATGCATTATGGTATACACTTAATCGGTAATAActgatatatttaatgaataattaataacttatatGTATTACCAATAGTGCAAATTACCAAAGTGATAATAAGTTACCAGTATGTTACCAAATACTTAAAGCAAACTACCAAAATAcatgttaataaatttaaataaaactgtttatattaagtagtttttatgataatattttattacattgttattttaacagaaGATTTTTTAAAACTACAAAGCTACTTCACCTTCGTAGAGTtcagttttttttctttgaacCGATTGGAATGAAACAAACACATGTTACGGGAATCTTACCAAAACAAATCAGTGAACATCTCATTCTATTCGGATAAATGTCGTTTCTGAGATAATTTTTTCCTGTTTGTTGGTGTAagctaaataaatatcaaataaattttttagcctagtatttttgtaaagtatacgataaacatataaataacgtgtatatatttttgacaaaGTATTTAATGTATAGCCATGACATATGCTTACGATTTTGTTATACCTAAGTAGATATAAATAGAGGTATAAGGTTCTCCACTAAGACGTGTCTctttacttattttgttatcattaagatataataatatagtaaagttttcatttttttgcaacaatgaatttattcttattaattaCTGGTACAGCAAACGGGATTCAGTggttataaaaattgtaataggTGTGTCATGTATGTGCTTCATGtaacagtaatatttttattagtaatattaagttatttaagtaTTACGTTAACCATTTTATGTAAGTTGGTAGGTATTTTTttcgttataaaatattgtgatGTAGAATTATTGCAGTCAAATAGCCGAGCTGCCAGAAGACTGAGTTACCccttaaaaaattacttaagtAAGAATACTTATAGATAAAATTAAGAATTATGTTGGTTTATTGTTTacctatcttaatatatataaattacgtgacacgttgtttgtccgcgatgaactcttgagcaaatgaacggatttaaatggagtgaattatttttatttccaatattatatggacatattttctgtgagagatattattgacgcacggtttgacagttctgctgtgaatcaatttcattatgacaacagggagcattttttacgaaacaattcttgatgctttgaaatattatagacaaattcataaaaaaaatgtattttatttattatattatacagaacaacgtctgtcgggtcagctagtaacctATAAATAACAATGTCAGATGACATTGTATATGTGTTCACTGAGATTTTGATACAacttacttatttacttttaGTTTAATGTTATtcaaagaatattaaataaatccaTCAATTTTGTTAGTTAAGCTTATTTAAATATCTAGTTAAATGTTAGTTCAATAGTGAGCTGGTGAAATCGATAATAAATAATCTGAGTAATACAATTGAAAGacgtttatttgtatgtaattatGCCCTTGCTCAAATATCTTACAAATCtaattaatgtttgtttgtttttgtataacGAATAAACGATTTTGCTATAAATGTCCATAGGATGGCGCTACAAGTTAAAGTACTTCtactgttacattttttttagtaatttggTTTTAGTTTGGTTTTATAAACAGCTGAAATTATTCGTGGCTGGGCTAAGTTAGTGCTTtcgtcttttataaaaaaaaacaatgggtGTATGTTTGTCCTATTTTGGACCTATGCATTGCTTAGTTATAATACTGTTATGAAATTAAGCCTTGTAAACTAGTTTTTCATGACTTTCTAATCACTTGCCAGTCGCCATCAGCATGTTAACTTCTACACTGTACtaccgtttttttttatggaaaaaggaggacaaacgagcgtacggatcacctggtgttaagtgatcaccgctgcctacattctcttgcaacaccaaaggaatcacaagagcgtttccggcctttaaggattaAATCCGGCTGATTCCAATGACAACTAGTTCCTACCTTCACAGGTGTACAAACTCTAGGCTGGTCTACATGCTTAAAAAAGTGTTAATTCTTGCTTCTACAAATATACTTAACCTGTTTTGGCTCATTCGATTCCCTTTATGACTTTATGAGCCATCGCTCATATTTCAGGTTCAGGTTTCAGAaactttatttatctcaaaaataattacacattCACTCACTGAATAATGGGGCACACTTAGAATAGTAACGCTTAGAACGcgagtaggcccaagcgaaatgaagcaatttcaatgtggtcgtttatgaccacatacgtttcccgccgcgtcagtgtcattctgtcaacttccaggacaatcagcgcgcgaaatttaattgaaaaattagtaactgtgcagtgaaaggggGTCACAAAgtgtcttataataaaaattataataagaaaatgacatttcacacctaaatactatttcacaacttttaatttaagctaattcCTTCGTCAAAAAAACCAAATACTTTGTAAACCAAAGAGAcgccattaaaaaatatgttgccagctatgaaatTACTACATACCCCGAGCTCCTCCGCTGGGATAGTTTTTGAGGCTAAAATGTACGTCGCCACATGATGTTATGAGTAttcaaaatcaaagtcaaattatcttaattcaattaggtttaaactaagcacattgaatagtcactataaatatttcttttaaattactgaatttaccatatgtttggaaaaagttgagctcgtgagaacattaacggccactctttttcaCCGACTTCAAGGAGGAGCttctcaatacgtcggtatgtttttgaagtgaaacttctttatcgacatatgagataaattttatagcaaatcgtcacgattttcggttacgcgtcagtttgtttttttttaaatccaagatggccgccgcgcaaatttgtTATTTCAACAATAGGTAGAtattgatatcgaatccgaggttttcgTTCTCGTTGAAATTCAACAGAGTCCCCGATTATTTCGCAGTGATAAGATCACGAGTTGCTGCTTTTTGGTCTCGCATTCGCGAATCCGAAAACGAAATTCTCAGTGTATGCTCTGAGCACCCAGAGAATCCTATAAGCCATTACTGGCTTTCGGTGCATCGTGACATTAACCGGAAATAGTATTATCAGTACATTACTTTTTGTACGAACCCCCCTTTGGGGCAatcttagttttaagttatttaattattaagtactgtgatgtatacaattttatttttaagtacatcttattcaatttactgtaatgagtttaaaatgcctgaaataaatgacatattattattatattattattattaaatcataaatttgcgcggcggccatcttggatttcaaaaatgatcccaaattcgttctctgcacccccgagaacttcggatacagCTGGGAACGgagcctctatcgtctcgctttttgatttcatcgagtttcaaaaagcaacgattctaaagaacttctttacttacacttcaaaaattgttgcaacaataattaaatacgtgatgtttttattaaattcttaatttatattttatttcttctttctttattacatataatctagtatttcttacaatttactgatttagggaaatatcttttcacttgcaacattatttggctgtctgtgtgcgtgagcgtacgtgacgctcacgcacacattaattataatgttacttctgtATTGACAGGAACtctgaatgaaactatcgttctgagcgttattattataGGGAACAATTTGAATTTCCaaacgttatatttttttaaacgttgcaactttcttagtaataaaaaaaattggcgggaaataatttgtaaattgcttttatcacacatcaaactTATACATACGCAATGAAAATGGAATCAAGTCGAATAGAAGTAAGTTGAAggaaacccgcggattacccatgagacaattcgaggacttttggggattggtatgagccaaattcagaaaattttacgaagaattgaaagttcggaaactttgttgccgttggatccctcattaacttacagcggagcagaagcgggcgcgtggaatggtgctcacagatgctaataaAGTACGACCACGGTCATTCTTATGCTGTctttgtcacaggagacgaaacgtgtttgttttgaacccgaaaataAAACTGCAATCTtctgaatgggtgtttgaaaatgagaacaggccaacaaaaatGAAGAAACGTTAAAAAATAATCGCATTTTTTCTCAGCTGCGGGTCCAATCTGCATAATttcacttgaagatcaaaagagtggttatgccgagtggtattctaccatttgtttacacAGGGTGTTAGAAAAAGTTCgcaaaagacgaccaaaaagccgcgttctcctacatcatgacaacgcttcttcacacacggcacgaacttcacacaaaactaagtcatttttagcttctgaaaaagtacaactcgtcacccatcctgcataTAACCCCGACCTAGCAcgctgtgatttctgtattttccccaaaatcaaagatttgatgagaggtttcacttttaccaattccgaagaggcagtgatagcgtccaatcagcacgtagaaacatgccttcagatctgtggccctcctgttttaaaaaatggttcgatcgcatgaaaacgtttttaaaatgtaagggagagtattttgaaaagcaattaacataatattttggttataacatgttgttgtTTTAAGTAACGCAAATTTTTAGTGTGACCTAGTACGTGGGTAGTACCAACACGCATAGTTACGTTCTAGTTaaagaacaaaaaatatatggtgGTAAGAACAAAACATGTAACAATTTGGGTGGTTCTATATTTTGGCGAGTTGTGTGTAGCGACATATTTAGTGCGTTTATGGTGTCCCAATATATTTGACTAATTTGGATGAGGCTATATATTTGGTCATTTTCGGTGAATCGATTTATATGGTAACTATGCGTGTTGCCATGTTTTTGAATACAATGGGTGACGCTTTCTTTTTGACACTGACTGTACCTAAGTAtgtttttagttaaaatatatcGTATTAGGAAGCATGTGTTATGGAAGTATTGTGATACAGAGGCGATACTAAGCCTTAGtatagtaattaattttatcccATTCTTATTACTGACCGAATTGCTAGATTTTTAACAgcgtttattatttacattattttaattttatttatttagagtagGTATGCCTATACTCTAAATAAGTCTATATACTCCAAGTCGAGgcctcgttagagtaaaagtgttatGTGGTCGAGGCAGTGGCAGAAAATTTTATCAAGAAGCGAATACTCTATCCGTCCTCTATCTATGGTACTTTGTCTTTTAGTATCACAAACTATCATCAATACACTTGATTTCTTTAGTGACCGAAAGAATGGACTAGCTAACAGTCAAAATGGTCGtcattaatatttgtaaattgatgttttaattaactaatattaatatactatacaatactaatattaatttactaatatatatatctatatacatatatgtatataataattaacaatcaACCAATTCGGGTCGATGGATGCTGAATGGTTTATCTTGGctgctataaataataaacaaaagaatcgaacaaaaaaataatgttattggtGGGCTTAGTACTAAGATTTGAAGTTATTTTTGGATTGTTTAATgtcttgataaataatatgaaaagttATAAGGCGGATTAACCTCTACCACATGATTACGAGATTGGGCCTAAGGCTTCCATTATTATAATCTATTAGTATTCTGGTTAAGGGCAATACCTATTCAAGTaagcaataatttaaattaaatctttctaattatgataagtacctctttttatttaaaaaaaatgttatgtgaGCAAGAGTTGATAGAcaatttcttaaaaaatctgTGAAATACGCCTTCAAACAATAAAGaacaaagttattttaaaatttatatttcaaattattattaatgtaagttaaattcaaatttatattttagtaatatttaacATATATTTGCAGTTTATGGTTTGATTTAAACATCTCATGAAATTAATTCCAAGTTTTTGGGTGATGTTATACTTAAGATGCATCGTGGCTTCATGCTTAAACGCTTTGACTGAAAAGTAAACAAGACGTATCTATGGATCCTGCCACTGACATTGCTTTTTAATCTGTTCTCATGGATATAAACCGACTAAATTACGCAGCACTTCTTTTAGAGGATAATGTTAGAAATTCACTGATCTTAAATTGCTTAGGTTAATATAAAAGATACAcgattcaattcaatttcagatacaaataaaaatggtgGTGCACACTTTACTGTTTAGAAAAGCATTTTCTATCtcagatttataaaaaatatttacatttaacagTGTAAAAAATTTCCAcgttgaattattttatttcaatatgttTAGTGTAGTTACAATCCGGTTCCCGTTATATGATACATTTATGAGATTTGTTTACGACAAATAACAGGTTGTTGCAAATACCGAAAGCAtctcattttataattattagttacaGTGTAAAGTGCTTGGTTGT
It encodes the following:
- the LOC126973089 gene encoding Krueppel-like factor 9 → MYREENSLESAVLNDQLLFEYSPAESLINFELPTSLGSDFDDWQFSDLSFNCDAFISDVNDTSRDYCLEESSAVLFDFDDLDKTLELDEYLLESINSDKSNTSPRSETDSGDINDDIPLGRLSVLGIDLDSTSPYNHGSAPAAKIVTKTEKSVVSETKVQSWGEPKYYPELGAFRCPVENCGKLYAKVSHVRAHLRRHTGEKPYRCTWGECSWRFARSDELARHRRSHSGDKPYGCGECSKRFARSDHLAKHGRVHARRAAAAAAATRDVRTDAYQRRRRLI